In one Streptomyces sp. NBC_00597 genomic region, the following are encoded:
- a CDS encoding tyrosine-protein phosphatase: MAFERLHNFRDLGGYRSADGRTVAWGTLYRADSLGKLADADWDRFLGLGIRTVIDLRYPWEIEAKGRIPEPERFTYANLSIEHRPYDQAAIDPDVDPWRYLADRFAEVTEDGVVEIRRAIELIAAGPGPAVFHCTSGKDRTGLIAAFVLTLLDVSEEEILADFALTELATARLTADWHAANPGRTMRWPAYGRAPATIMALVLADLTTRYGSAAGYLADRVGIRPETVALLRERLLR, translated from the coding sequence ATGGCCTTCGAGCGCCTGCACAACTTCCGTGACCTGGGCGGCTACCGCAGCGCCGACGGCCGTACCGTCGCCTGGGGCACGCTCTACCGGGCCGATTCCCTCGGCAAGCTCGCGGACGCCGACTGGGACCGCTTCCTCGGGCTGGGCATACGTACCGTCATCGACCTGCGCTACCCCTGGGAGATCGAGGCCAAGGGCCGGATCCCCGAGCCCGAGCGGTTCACGTACGCCAACCTCAGCATCGAGCACCGCCCGTACGACCAGGCCGCGATCGACCCCGACGTCGACCCCTGGCGGTACCTGGCCGACCGGTTCGCCGAGGTGACCGAGGACGGCGTCGTGGAGATCCGCCGGGCCATCGAGCTCATCGCCGCCGGTCCCGGCCCGGCGGTCTTCCACTGCACCTCCGGCAAGGACCGCACCGGCCTGATCGCCGCATTCGTCCTGACCCTCCTCGATGTGTCCGAGGAGGAGATCCTGGCCGATTTCGCGCTCACCGAGCTGGCCACCGCCCGCCTGACGGCCGACTGGCACGCGGCCAACCCGGGCCGCACCATGCGCTGGCCCGCGTACGGCCGAGCCCCGGCGACGATCATGGCCCTCGTCCTCGCGGACCTGACCACGCGCTACGGCTCTGCCGCCGGCTACCTCGCCGACCGGGTGGGGATCAGGCCGGAGACGGTTGCCCTGCTGCGGGAACGCCTGCTGCGCTGA
- a CDS encoding trypsin-like peptidase domain-containing protein, whose protein sequence is MFTRVRGRAVRVCLLVGVCCVVLAGGAGLLWELRGIVTHSADGDPAQGSYVQDAEAADRTAAAVLDGPARKTAPQEASAEVPVRRDPAADPAAPGPTAPGTGGPPAGVHWRSGGWQPSDPLVARPAAAEPAIGALFSPGEDGDGDHHCSAGVVHSPGGDLVVTAAHCVYRGVLGFRTNLAFVPGYQDGEAPYGVWVPTRIDVDPRWAEDQDPDHDVAFLRMRRPGRPGERLEDTTGAQKIRFGPELPAPARVVGYPNDTEHPVECFNTARAAGPAQLRLDCADVPDGTSGGPVLTDAHTLIGVVGGRDGGGDEKTSYSSFFDDAVRALYERAVAAR, encoded by the coding sequence ATGTTCACCAGGGTTCGCGGGCGGGCCGTACGGGTCTGCCTGCTCGTCGGCGTGTGCTGCGTGGTGCTCGCCGGGGGTGCCGGGCTCCTGTGGGAGCTGCGCGGCATCGTCACGCATTCGGCGGACGGGGACCCCGCGCAGGGGAGCTACGTACAGGACGCCGAGGCGGCCGACCGCACCGCGGCGGCCGTGCTGGACGGTCCGGCGCGGAAGACTGCTCCGCAGGAGGCTTCGGCGGAGGTTCCGGTACGGCGGGATCCGGCTGCGGATCCCGCCGCACCGGGCCCGACCGCGCCGGGCACGGGCGGCCCCCCGGCCGGCGTGCACTGGCGGTCGGGCGGCTGGCAGCCCTCCGACCCGCTGGTCGCGCGGCCCGCCGCCGCAGAGCCGGCGATCGGGGCGCTGTTCTCGCCCGGGGAGGACGGGGACGGGGACCACCACTGTTCGGCCGGGGTGGTCCACTCCCCCGGCGGCGATCTCGTCGTCACCGCCGCCCACTGCGTGTACCGCGGCGTCCTGGGCTTCCGCACGAACCTCGCCTTCGTCCCCGGTTACCAGGACGGCGAGGCCCCGTACGGGGTCTGGGTGCCCACGCGGATCGACGTGGACCCCCGTTGGGCCGAGGACCAGGATCCCGACCACGACGTGGCGTTCCTGCGGATGCGCAGGCCGGGCCGTCCCGGCGAGCGGCTGGAGGACACCACCGGCGCCCAGAAGATCCGGTTCGGACCCGAACTGCCCGCTCCGGCGCGGGTCGTGGGCTATCCGAACGACACCGAGCATCCGGTGGAGTGCTTCAACACCGCCCGTGCCGCGGGGCCCGCGCAACTGCGGCTGGATTGCGCGGACGTACCCGACGGCACGAGCGGTGGTCCGGTGCTGACCGACGCGCACACCCTGATCGGAGTGGTCGGCGGCCGCGACGGGGGCGGCGACGAGAAGACCTCGTACAGCAGCTTCTTCGACGACGCGGTACGCGCCCTGTACGAGCGGGCCGTGGCGGCCCGCTAG
- the tsaD gene encoding tRNA (adenosine(37)-N6)-threonylcarbamoyltransferase complex transferase subunit TsaD, which translates to MVLGIESSCDETGAGIVRGGRLLAHVVASSMDEHARFGGVVPEIAARAHLHAFNPVVRRALDQAGLRADQLDAVAVTTGPGLSGALQVGLAGAKTLAYALDVPLYGVHHLAGHVAAGTLEHGPLPEPCVVLVVSGGHTSLLLVRDLVREPILHLGDTLDDAAGECFDKVARVFGLPYPGGPAIDRAARGGNPKAVAFPRPLTGGPRGRDPYAYSFSFSGLKTAAARWAEGYRQRGEQPPVADGAASLQEAVADVLTRKAVAACAEYGVKTLVVVGGVAANSRVRALAERRCASAGIELRVPPMTLCTDNGAMIAAVGDLLVRAGAEPAPHGLTIDPSAPLEYAALHPAAG; encoded by the coding sequence GTGGTGCTGGGCATCGAATCGTCCTGCGACGAGACGGGCGCCGGCATCGTGCGGGGCGGCCGCCTCCTCGCACACGTCGTCGCGTCGAGCATGGACGAACACGCCCGCTTCGGCGGCGTCGTCCCCGAGATCGCGGCCCGCGCCCACCTGCACGCCTTCAACCCGGTGGTCCGCCGGGCCCTCGACCAGGCCGGACTGCGCGCCGACCAGCTCGACGCGGTGGCCGTCACCACCGGCCCCGGCCTCTCCGGCGCACTCCAGGTCGGCCTGGCCGGGGCGAAGACCCTCGCGTACGCGCTGGACGTCCCGCTGTACGGGGTCCACCACCTGGCCGGGCACGTCGCCGCCGGCACCCTGGAGCACGGGCCGCTGCCCGAGCCGTGCGTGGTGCTCGTCGTCTCCGGCGGGCACACCTCGCTGCTGCTCGTACGGGACCTCGTGCGGGAGCCGATCCTGCACCTCGGGGACACCCTCGACGACGCGGCCGGGGAGTGCTTCGACAAGGTGGCCCGGGTGTTCGGCCTGCCGTACCCCGGCGGGCCGGCCATCGACCGGGCCGCGCGGGGCGGCAACCCGAAGGCCGTCGCCTTCCCCCGCCCGCTGACCGGAGGGCCGCGCGGCCGGGACCCGTACGCGTACTCCTTCTCCTTCTCGGGGCTGAAGACGGCCGCCGCCCGCTGGGCCGAGGGCTACCGCCAGCGCGGGGAGCAACCGCCGGTCGCCGACGGCGCGGCCTCGCTCCAGGAGGCGGTGGCCGACGTCCTGACCCGCAAGGCGGTCGCGGCCTGCGCGGAATACGGGGTGAAGACGCTGGTGGTGGTCGGCGGCGTGGCGGCCAACTCGCGGGTGCGGGCCCTGGCGGAGCGGCGCTGCGCCTCGGCGGGGATCGAACTGAGGGTGCCGCCGATGACGTTGTGCACGGACAACGGGGCGATGATCGCGGCGGTCGGCGACCTACTGGTCCGTGCGGGTGCGGAGCCCGCGCCGCACGGCCTCACGATCGACCCGTCGGCCCCGCTGGAGTACGCGGCGCTGCACCCGGCGGCGGGCTGA
- a CDS encoding FAD-dependent monooxygenase: MDDDTDNHPDALEAHDHAVVLGAGLAGLLAARALAQRFARVTVVERDELADSGPAFRPGVPQSRHVHVLWSRGLELMEGLLPGVTRELLAAGAALMESPRDFLWLSSADWFHPVPGSRILVGSRELIDWTVRREVLRDERVRIRSGSTATGLVAGADGRSVVGVRLREGGPLSARFVVDATGRTSRAPAWLAALGHPAPETTRYDSHLGYASRYYEIPPDPARRWQGMYVQGRPDSPRGGVLVPLDDGRWLATLIGNGEHAPPTGDEEFLDYTRTLRTPALHDVLRDAKPLSSPTGFRSTANEWRHYERLDRWPAGFVVLGDAACRFNPVYGHGMTVAALAADALAGAIRGLAPREIAAAARRIQRRTATAADVAWQIATSEDMRYLETEGPPPDQATKVLQAYMARVIVGANADPEISRPFFGVLSLSAPPNTLLSPSTVIRVLSKWRLPTVPETADYPPHHHAPPDSGS, from the coding sequence ATGGACGACGACACGGACAACCACCCAGACGCCCTCGAAGCCCACGATCACGCGGTGGTCCTCGGCGCAGGCCTGGCTGGGCTGCTGGCGGCGCGGGCGCTCGCCCAGCGGTTCGCGCGCGTGACCGTGGTGGAGCGGGACGAACTGGCGGACTCCGGGCCGGCCTTCCGACCCGGAGTGCCGCAGTCCCGGCACGTGCACGTGCTGTGGTCGCGGGGCCTGGAGCTGATGGAAGGGCTGCTGCCCGGTGTCACCCGGGAGCTCCTGGCGGCCGGCGCGGCGCTCATGGAGTCCCCGCGGGACTTCCTGTGGCTGAGCTCCGCCGACTGGTTCCACCCGGTTCCGGGCTCCCGGATCCTGGTGGGCAGCCGGGAGCTCATCGACTGGACGGTACGGCGGGAAGTGCTGCGGGACGAGCGCGTCCGCATCCGCTCCGGATCGACGGCGACGGGACTCGTCGCCGGAGCAGACGGCCGCTCCGTAGTCGGAGTGCGGCTGCGCGAAGGGGGCCCCCTGTCCGCCCGCTTCGTGGTCGACGCGACCGGACGGACCTCCCGGGCCCCGGCCTGGCTCGCCGCACTGGGCCACCCCGCCCCGGAGACCACCCGCTACGACTCCCACCTCGGCTACGCCAGCCGCTACTACGAGATCCCGCCCGACCCGGCCCGCCGCTGGCAGGGCATGTACGTCCAGGGCCGCCCCGACAGCCCGCGCGGGGGCGTGCTGGTGCCCCTCGACGACGGCCGCTGGCTCGCGACCCTGATCGGCAACGGCGAACACGCCCCGCCGACCGGTGACGAGGAGTTCCTCGACTACACCCGCACCCTGCGCACCCCGGCCCTCCACGACGTGCTGCGCGACGCCAAACCGCTCTCCTCGCCGACGGGCTTCCGCAGCACCGCGAACGAATGGCGCCACTACGAGCGCCTCGACCGCTGGCCGGCCGGCTTCGTCGTCCTCGGCGACGCCGCCTGCCGGTTCAACCCCGTGTACGGGCACGGCATGACGGTGGCGGCCCTCGCGGCGGACGCACTGGCCGGCGCCATCCGGGGCCTGGCGCCCCGGGAGATCGCCGCGGCCGCCCGGCGCATCCAGCGGCGCACGGCCACCGCCGCCGACGTGGCCTGGCAGATCGCCACCAGCGAGGACATGCGGTACCTGGAGACCGAGGGACCGCCGCCCGACCAGGCGACCAAGGTCCTCCAGGCCTACATGGCCCGGGTGATCGTGGGCGCCAACGCCGACCCGGAGATTTCCCGGCCCTTCTTCGGCGTGCTGTCGCTGTCGGCCCCGCCGAACACCCTGCTGAGCCCGAGCACCGTGATCCGGGTCCTGTCCAAGTGGCGCCTGCCGACGGTCCCGGAGACCGCCGACTACCCGCCGCACCACCACGCCCCGCCGGACTCCGGTTCCTGA
- a CDS encoding cobalt-precorrin-6A reductase — translation MSAEPVRTDAPVRGHVLVLGGTTEARRLAEMLAGDPSYQVTTSLAGRVARPVLPPGGTRIGGFGGPAGLADWIAAHGVTHLVDATHPFAERMSFNAARAAALTGIPLLAVRRPGWTPGPGDDWTFAGSLAEAALLLPGLGARAFLTTGRMGLHSFAHLEDTWFLVRSVDPPAAPAPPKLEVLLARGPFTLTDERELLARHRIDVLVTKDSGGSATAPKLTAAREAGIPVLVVRRPPVPEGVAQAQSPQAALEWLAGTPA, via the coding sequence ATGTCTGCTGAGCCGGTCCGGACCGACGCCCCGGTCCGGGGCCACGTCCTGGTCCTGGGCGGCACGACGGAGGCCCGGCGCCTCGCGGAGATGCTGGCCGGGGACCCGTCGTACCAGGTGACCACCTCGCTCGCCGGCCGGGTCGCCCGGCCGGTGCTCCCGCCGGGCGGGACCCGGATCGGTGGCTTCGGCGGGCCCGCGGGCCTGGCGGACTGGATCGCCGCCCACGGGGTCACGCACCTGGTGGACGCCACCCATCCGTTCGCGGAGCGGATGAGCTTCAACGCGGCGCGCGCGGCGGCCCTCACGGGGATCCCGCTGCTCGCGGTGCGCCGCCCGGGCTGGACCCCGGGTCCCGGCGACGACTGGACCTTCGCCGGCTCCCTCGCCGAGGCGGCCCTGCTGCTGCCGGGCCTCGGCGCACGGGCCTTCCTGACCACCGGCCGGATGGGCCTGCACAGCTTCGCCCACCTCGAAGACACCTGGTTCCTGGTCCGTTCGGTGGACCCGCCGGCCGCACCGGCGCCGCCGAAACTCGAAGTCCTGCTCGCCCGGGGCCCGTTCACCCTCACCGACGAACGGGAGCTGCTCGCGCGGCACCGGATCGACGTCCTGGTGACCAAGGACAGCGGCGGCTCGGCCACCGCCCCCAAGCTCACCGCGGCCCGCGAGGCCGGCATTCCGGTGCTGGTCGTCCGCCGGCCCCCGGTCCCGGAGGGCGTCGCGCAGGCGCAGAGCCCGCAGGCGGCCCTGGAGTGGCTCGCGGGAACTCCCGCGTAG
- a CDS encoding oxidoreductase: MPGWNAKNIPDQSGRTAVVTGANSGIGYVAARELARRGAQVVLACRSAARGRAAVARLRSEVPDAEVEFEPLDLADLGSVREFAQAYGQRHGSLDLLVNNAGVMALPYGRTADGFETQFGVNHLGHFALTGLLLPQLLAADPGARVVTVSSGFHALGDIDLGDLNGEHGYRRWIAYGRSKTANLLFTHELARRLQSAGSAIVAAAAHPGYSSTNLHAGASRQEGHRPMSRLMGLGAAVLAQSAAGGALPTLYAATAPGVRPDAFFGPRLGWRGAPAPSWRAKWTLDDTSGERLWAASEKLTSVAYAFPTR; this comes from the coding sequence ATGCCTGGCTGGAACGCCAAGAACATCCCTGACCAGAGCGGCCGGACCGCCGTCGTCACGGGCGCCAACAGCGGTATCGGCTACGTGGCCGCCCGGGAGCTCGCCCGGCGCGGCGCGCAGGTGGTGTTGGCCTGCCGCAGTGCGGCGCGCGGCCGGGCCGCGGTGGCGCGGCTGCGTTCCGAAGTCCCGGACGCCGAGGTCGAGTTCGAGCCGTTGGACCTGGCGGACCTGGGCTCCGTACGGGAGTTCGCGCAGGCGTACGGGCAGCGCCACGGCTCCCTCGACCTGCTGGTGAACAACGCGGGCGTGATGGCGCTGCCGTACGGGCGGACCGCCGACGGGTTCGAAACCCAGTTCGGCGTGAACCACCTCGGCCACTTCGCCCTGACCGGACTGCTCCTGCCGCAGCTGCTGGCCGCCGACCCCGGGGCCCGCGTCGTCACCGTCTCCAGCGGTTTCCACGCCCTCGGCGACATCGACCTCGGCGACCTGAACGGCGAGCACGGTTACCGGCGCTGGATCGCGTACGGTCGCTCCAAGACCGCCAACCTCCTCTTCACCCACGAGCTGGCCCGGCGGCTCCAGAGCGCCGGTTCCGCAATCGTCGCCGCCGCCGCACACCCCGGTTACTCCTCGACCAACCTGCACGCCGGGGCCTCCCGCCAAGAGGGCCACCGGCCCATGTCACGGCTGATGGGCCTCGGCGCCGCAGTCCTCGCCCAGTCCGCGGCCGGCGGGGCCCTGCCCACGCTGTACGCGGCCACCGCGCCCGGTGTGCGGCCCGACGCCTTCTTCGGACCGCGGCTCGGCTGGCGCGGGGCGCCCGCCCCCTCCTGGCGGGCGAAATGGACCCTGGACGACACGTCCGGCGAACGGCTCTGGGCGGCCTCGGAGAAGCTCACCTCCGTCGCGTACGCCTTCCCCACGCGCTGA
- the cobM gene encoding precorrin-4 C(11)-methyltransferase translates to MTVYFIGAGPGAADLITVRGARTLAAAPVCLYAGSLVPRELLAECPPDARLVDTSQLNLDEIIAECVRAHAAGEDVARLHSGDPSIFSAVAEQMRRLDAAGIPYEVVPGVPAFAAAAAALKRELTVPTVGQTVILTRIAQQATPMPPGEDLATLSRSGALLVLHLATRYVDRVVGELLPHYGAECPVAVVAMASRPDELILRGTLADIADQVKAAGLVRTAVILVGRTLGAEQFRDSHLYSPERDRHVC, encoded by the coding sequence ATGACCGTGTACTTCATCGGTGCGGGCCCCGGCGCCGCCGACCTGATCACGGTGCGCGGTGCCCGGACGCTGGCCGCCGCCCCGGTCTGCCTGTACGCGGGGAGCCTGGTGCCGCGCGAACTGCTGGCCGAGTGCCCGCCGGACGCCCGCCTGGTGGACACCTCGCAGCTGAACCTCGACGAGATCATCGCCGAGTGCGTACGGGCCCACGCGGCGGGCGAGGACGTGGCGCGGCTCCACTCGGGCGACCCGTCGATCTTCAGCGCGGTCGCGGAGCAGATGCGGCGGCTCGACGCGGCCGGCATCCCGTACGAGGTGGTGCCCGGCGTCCCCGCGTTCGCCGCGGCGGCGGCCGCGCTGAAGCGGGAGCTGACGGTCCCCACCGTCGGCCAGACCGTGATCCTGACCCGGATCGCCCAGCAGGCCACGCCGATGCCGCCCGGCGAGGACCTGGCCACGCTCAGCCGCAGCGGCGCGCTGCTGGTGCTGCACCTGGCGACGCGGTACGTGGACCGGGTCGTCGGCGAACTGCTGCCGCACTACGGTGCCGAGTGCCCGGTCGCCGTGGTGGCGATGGCCAGCCGCCCCGACGAGCTGATCCTGCGCGGCACGCTGGCCGACATCGCGGACCAGGTGAAGGCGGCCGGACTGGTACGGACCGCGGTGATCCTGGTGGGCCGCACGCTGGGCGCCGAGCAGTTCCGCGACAGCCACCTGTACTCCCCCGAGCGCGACCGGCATGTCTGCTGA
- a CDS encoding phosphatidylinositol-specific phospholipase C domain-containing protein, with protein MGLRNRMAGAVTAGLAALALALGTAPAGAAADLPYAGSTGVGVHNAYEKAKYPYFADALDSGAAMLELDVWTNFFGSSWRVSHDNPFGNDNNCENAATPAQLRTKSRNQNLAGCLSDIRSWHDAHPGHRPVVLKLELKDGFAANLGRGPAELDALLNSKLGDALYGPGRLAAGHLDLDTAARAGAWPGRAAMAGKFLVELIPGTLEEGNAGDTLWTDREYAQHLRTLATGGRLGEAAAFPAVHGAAAGDPRTRYADASLRPWFVVFDGDASAYAGGSIDTAWYDRNHYLLIATDAHDVAPAIDGVHPTEAQARDRVALMAAHHASIASADWYPLPSVLATVVPRG; from the coding sequence ATGGGACTGCGCAACAGGATGGCGGGGGCGGTGACGGCGGGGCTGGCCGCCCTGGCACTCGCACTGGGCACGGCCCCGGCGGGGGCCGCCGCCGACCTCCCGTACGCGGGATCGACCGGCGTGGGCGTGCACAACGCCTACGAGAAGGCCAAGTACCCGTACTTCGCCGACGCCCTCGACTCCGGCGCGGCGATGCTGGAACTCGACGTGTGGACCAACTTCTTCGGCAGCTCCTGGCGGGTCTCGCACGACAACCCCTTCGGCAACGACAACAACTGCGAGAACGCCGCCACCCCCGCCCAGCTGCGCACCAAGTCCCGCAACCAGAACCTCGCGGGCTGCCTCTCCGACATCCGCAGCTGGCACGACGCCCACCCCGGCCATCGCCCGGTCGTCCTCAAGCTGGAGCTCAAGGACGGCTTCGCCGCCAACCTCGGGCGCGGCCCGGCCGAGCTCGACGCGCTGCTGAACTCGAAGCTCGGCGACGCCCTATACGGCCCCGGCCGGCTCGCCGCCGGCCACCTCGACCTGGACACCGCCGCCCGGGCCGGCGCCTGGCCGGGGCGCGCCGCGATGGCGGGGAAGTTCCTGGTGGAGCTGATCCCCGGCACGCTGGAGGAGGGCAACGCGGGCGACACGCTGTGGACCGACCGGGAGTACGCCCAGCACCTGCGCACCCTCGCCACGGGGGGCCGGCTCGGCGAGGCCGCCGCCTTCCCCGCCGTGCACGGGGCCGCGGCCGGTGACCCGCGCACCCGGTACGCCGACGCGTCGCTGCGCCCCTGGTTCGTGGTCTTCGACGGGGACGCGAGCGCCTACGCGGGCGGCTCGATCGACACCGCCTGGTACGACCGCAACCACTACCTGCTGATCGCCACCGATGCCCACGACGTGGCTCCCGCCATCGACGGGGTCCACCCGACCGAGGCCCAGGCCCGCGACCGGGTCGCCCTGATGGCCGCGCACCACGCGTCGATCGCCTCGGCGGACTGGTACCCGCTGCCGTCGGTGCTGGCGACGGTCGTCCCGCGCGGCTAG
- a CDS encoding serine protease, with translation MNKPVAGAVLSLLLIGAAAAPAVASAPQDKASAAVAVNYAGTVALSNCSGSVVRAPGSQSTDPALVLSNGHCLETGFPGPGEVVKDQPSSRSFSLLNASGSRVATLRASKVAYATMTDTDISIYQLTKTYAQIQSQYGISALTLNDAHPVQGTAIKVVSGYWKRTYSCNVDGFAYRLKEGEWTWKDSVRYTSSCNTIGGTSGSPVIDTTTGKVVAVNNTGNEDGQRCTDNNPCEVDETGKVTVRQGINYAQETYIIVPCIGAGNKIDLNRAGCTLPKP, from the coding sequence ATGAACAAGCCTGTCGCCGGCGCCGTGCTCTCGCTGCTCCTGATAGGAGCGGCGGCGGCCCCGGCCGTGGCGTCCGCACCCCAGGACAAGGCCTCGGCGGCCGTCGCCGTGAACTACGCGGGGACGGTCGCGCTCAGCAACTGCTCCGGTTCCGTCGTCCGCGCCCCCGGCTCCCAGTCGACCGACCCCGCGCTCGTCCTCTCCAACGGGCACTGCCTGGAGACGGGATTCCCGGGGCCCGGCGAGGTCGTCAAGGACCAGCCGTCGAGCCGCTCGTTCTCCCTGCTCAACGCGTCGGGCTCGCGCGTCGCGACGCTGCGCGCGAGCAAGGTCGCGTACGCGACGATGACCGACACGGACATCTCGATCTACCAGCTGACCAAGACGTACGCCCAGATCCAGAGCCAGTACGGCATCAGCGCGCTCACCCTCAACGACGCCCACCCGGTGCAGGGCACGGCGATCAAGGTCGTGTCGGGGTACTGGAAGCGCACGTACAGCTGCAACGTGGACGGGTTCGCGTACCGCCTGAAGGAGGGCGAGTGGACCTGGAAGGACTCGGTCCGCTACACCTCGTCCTGCAACACCATCGGCGGCACCTCGGGCTCCCCGGTGATCGACACGACGACGGGCAAGGTCGTCGCCGTCAACAACACCGGTAACGAGGACGGTCAGCGCTGCACGGACAACAACCCGTGCGAGGTGGACGAGACCGGCAAGGTCACCGTCCGCCAGGGCATCAACTACGCCCAGGAGACGTACATCATCGTCCCCTGCATCGGCGCGGGCAACAAGATCGACCTGAACCGCGCGGGCTGCACCCTGCCGAAGCCGTGA
- a CDS encoding O-methyltransferase, whose protein sequence is MSRTGDGVKTVHLTAEVYGYLVAQAEPPSPVQERLIARTSELGGPAQMQIPHEQGVFLTLLAKTAGARRIVEVGTFTGYSTLALAAGLAAGGRVLTCDVSEEWTAIAKEAWKAAGVDDRIDLAIAPALETLRALPQDPVIDLAFLDADKSGYRAYWDELVPRLRPGGLLLADNVLYGGEAVRADARGNGLAIREFNAHVRADGRMESVMLPIADGLTLARKH, encoded by the coding sequence ATGAGCAGGACCGGGGACGGCGTGAAGACGGTGCACCTCACCGCCGAGGTGTACGGGTATCTGGTGGCGCAGGCCGAACCGCCGAGCCCCGTCCAGGAGCGGCTGATCGCGCGCACGAGCGAGCTCGGCGGACCGGCGCAGATGCAGATCCCGCACGAGCAGGGCGTCTTCCTCACGCTGCTGGCGAAGACGGCCGGCGCCCGCCGGATCGTCGAGGTCGGCACCTTCACCGGCTACTCCACGCTGGCCCTCGCCGCCGGACTGGCCGCCGGCGGGCGGGTCCTGACCTGCGACGTCTCCGAGGAGTGGACGGCGATCGCGAAGGAGGCGTGGAAGGCGGCCGGGGTCGACGACCGGATCGACCTCGCGATCGCCCCGGCGCTGGAGACGCTCCGCGCGCTCCCACAGGACCCGGTGATCGACCTGGCCTTCCTGGACGCCGACAAGTCCGGCTACCGCGCCTACTGGGACGAGCTCGTGCCGCGCCTGCGGCCGGGCGGGCTGCTCCTCGCCGACAACGTCCTGTACGGCGGAGAGGCGGTGCGCGCCGATGCCCGCGGGAACGGCCTGGCCATCCGGGAGTTCAACGCGCACGTGCGGGCCGACGGCCGGATGGAGTCGGTGATGCTCCCGATCGCGGACGGCCTCACGCTCGCGCGCAAGCACTGA
- the cbiE gene encoding precorrin-6y C5,15-methyltransferase (decarboxylating) subunit CbiE, translated as MSSAPSSIPVSVVGLGADGWAGLTSAARSALTGAEVLIGGPRQLDLLPAGECAGERVAWPSPLRPSVPKLMAEHAGRRIAVLASGDPMFYGIGRALAQELGPDALRVHPHPSSVSYACARLGWPVEDTEVVTVVGRPVARLAAALYEGRRVLVLSAGAATPGEIAALLRERGFGPSRMRVLEQLGSEHEDAYEGRADGWDHAPGDPLNVVAVDCRRDPRGEVPRLGATPGLPDAAYEHDGQLTKRHVRAATLCALAPAPGELLWDIGGGSGSIGIEWMRTHPSCRAVAVERVPERAARITRNAVALGVPGLRVVTGAAPGALDGLPTPDAVFIGGGLTAPGLLDAAWAALAPGGRLVVNTVTLESEAVLTERYRRHGGDLVKLAVAHAVAVGGFTGWRQAMAVTQWSVTKPWPRPEDTTGTTTQTAEAAQTAETAETASENEKDQTT; from the coding sequence GTGAGCTCCGCACCGTCCTCCATCCCCGTGTCGGTCGTCGGCCTCGGCGCCGACGGCTGGGCCGGACTCACTTCCGCCGCGCGTTCCGCGCTGACCGGAGCCGAGGTGCTGATCGGCGGCCCGAGGCAGCTGGACCTGCTGCCGGCCGGCGAGTGCGCCGGCGAGCGGGTGGCCTGGCCGAGCCCGCTGCGCCCGTCCGTGCCCAAGCTGATGGCGGAGCACGCGGGCCGCCGGATCGCCGTGCTGGCCAGTGGCGACCCCATGTTCTACGGGATCGGGCGGGCCCTGGCGCAGGAGCTCGGGCCCGACGCCCTGCGGGTCCACCCGCACCCCTCGTCGGTGTCGTACGCCTGCGCCCGCCTGGGCTGGCCGGTGGAGGACACCGAGGTGGTCACGGTGGTCGGCCGTCCGGTGGCCCGGCTCGCGGCCGCGCTGTACGAGGGACGGCGGGTGCTGGTGCTCAGCGCCGGAGCGGCGACCCCGGGCGAGATCGCCGCTCTGCTGCGCGAGCGGGGCTTCGGCCCGAGCCGGATGCGGGTGCTGGAACAGCTGGGCTCCGAGCACGAGGACGCGTACGAGGGCCGGGCCGACGGCTGGGACCACGCGCCCGGCGATCCGCTCAACGTGGTGGCCGTGGACTGCCGCCGGGACCCGCGCGGCGAGGTCCCGCGGCTCGGCGCGACCCCCGGCCTGCCCGACGCCGCGTACGAGCACGACGGGCAGCTCACCAAGCGGCACGTGCGGGCCGCGACCCTGTGCGCCCTCGCCCCGGCCCCCGGCGAACTGCTGTGGGACATCGGCGGCGGCTCCGGCTCCATCGGCATCGAGTGGATGCGCACGCACCCCTCCTGCCGGGCGGTGGCCGTGGAGCGCGTCCCGGAGCGGGCGGCCCGGATCACCCGCAACGCGGTGGCGCTCGGCGTGCCGGGGCTGCGCGTGGTCACCGGTGCCGCGCCCGGGGCGCTCGACGGACTCCCCACCCCCGACGCGGTGTTCATCGGCGGCGGGCTGACCGCACCGGGCCTGCTGGACGCGGCCTGGGCGGCACTGGCCCCGGGCGGACGTCTGGTGGTCAACACCGTGACCCTGGAGTCGGAGGCGGTCCTCACCGAGCGCTACCGGCGCCACGGCGGCGACCTGGTCAAACTCGCCGTCGCGCACGCGGTGGCGGTCGGCGGTTTCACCGGCTGGCGGCAGGCGATGGCGGTCACCCAGTGGTCCGTGACGAAGCCCTGGCCACGACCCGAGGACACCACCGGAACGACCACACAGACCGCAGAAGCCGCACAGACCGCAGAGACCGCAGAGACCGCATCAGAGAACGAAAAGGATCAGACGACATGA